From Nocardioides daedukensis, the proteins below share one genomic window:
- a CDS encoding lytic transglycosylase domain-containing protein — protein MSKHKKYTPKHRTARKSPGASVSQVAKSGIRTSVVFSSVAVAATGIAVGSGVATSSSAENGANFATVATDLSAVIPKTADTTPAAAESTATEKRAPQVSRSADRRSSSDPVKAAELAAPTATSNGVARTEDATDDDPREIAKSLLPEFGFGPEQFSCLDKLYVSESDWRINADNPSSSAYGIPQALPGNKMASAGADWETNPVTQIRWGLGYIEDRYGTPCNAWSFKQGNNWY, from the coding sequence TTGTCGAAGCACAAGAAGTACACGCCCAAGCACCGCACTGCCCGCAAGTCACCCGGTGCATCTGTCAGTCAGGTGGCCAAGTCCGGCATCCGCACCTCGGTCGTCTTCTCGTCCGTCGCAGTGGCCGCCACCGGCATCGCAGTCGGGTCCGGCGTGGCCACCTCGAGCAGCGCCGAGAACGGCGCCAACTTCGCCACGGTGGCCACCGACCTGAGTGCAGTCATCCCGAAGACCGCCGACACCACGCCCGCAGCAGCAGAGTCGACCGCCACCGAGAAGCGCGCGCCCCAGGTCTCGCGCTCCGCCGACCGTCGCTCGTCCTCGGACCCGGTCAAGGCTGCTGAGCTCGCCGCACCCACGGCCACCTCCAACGGCGTCGCCCGCACCGAGGACGCCACGGATGACGACCCCCGTGAGATCGCCAAGTCCCTCCTGCCCGAGTTCGGCTTCGGCCCCGAGCAGTTCAGCTGCCTCGACAAGCTCTATGTCTCCGAGAGCGACTGGCGGATCAACGCCGACAACCCGAGCTCGTCGGCCTACGGCATCCCGCAGGCCCTGCCCGGCAACAAGATGGCCTCCGCCGGAGCTGACTGGGAGACCAACCCGGTGACCCAGATCCGTTGGGGCCTGGGCTACATCGAGGATCGCTACGGCACCCCGTGCAACGCGTGGTCCTTCAAACAGGGCAACAACTGGTACTGA
- a CDS encoding PhoH family protein, giving the protein MATKPKSERTAQPASSVRTYVLDTSVLLADPGAINRFDEHEVVLPVVVITELEGKRHHPELGYFARSALRMLDELRVSHGRLDTPIPVGDAGGSIRVELNHTDPASLPSGFRLGDNDTRILAVAKNLANEGAVVTLVSKDLPLRIKASAVGLDAQEYRAEGVAESEAGWTGMTELEVSSEHLDELYDDGVLDLDSARQLPCHTGLVLLSERGTALGRVGADKQVHLVRGDREAFGVHGRSAEQRIALEMLLDPEVGIVSLGGRAGTGKSAMALCAGLEAVLERGQHKKVVIFRPLFAVGGQELGYLPGSENEKMSPWAQAVFDTLGAITSRDVIEEVLDRGMLEVMPLTHIRGRSLHDSFVIVDEAQSLERNVLLTVLSRIGANSKVVLTHDVAQRDNLRVGRHDGVVAVVEKLKGHPLFAHVTLTRSERSPIAALVTEMLENVTM; this is encoded by the coding sequence GTGGCCACCAAGCCCAAGAGTGAGCGCACCGCCCAGCCCGCGTCCTCAGTTCGCACCTATGTGCTCGACACCAGCGTCCTGCTGGCCGACCCGGGTGCCATCAACCGCTTCGACGAGCACGAAGTCGTGCTGCCGGTCGTAGTGATCACCGAGCTGGAGGGCAAGCGGCACCATCCCGAGCTCGGCTACTTCGCCCGCTCGGCCCTGCGCATGCTCGACGAGCTGCGCGTCAGCCACGGTCGTCTCGACACCCCGATCCCGGTCGGGGACGCCGGCGGCTCGATCCGGGTGGAGCTCAACCACACCGACCCCGCCTCGCTGCCCAGCGGGTTCCGGCTGGGGGACAACGACACCCGCATCCTGGCGGTGGCCAAGAACCTCGCCAACGAGGGCGCGGTGGTCACCCTGGTCTCCAAGGACCTCCCGCTGCGGATCAAGGCATCCGCTGTCGGCCTCGACGCACAGGAATATCGCGCCGAGGGCGTCGCCGAGTCCGAGGCGGGCTGGACCGGGATGACCGAGCTCGAGGTGAGCAGTGAGCACCTCGACGAGCTCTATGACGACGGTGTCCTCGACTTGGACAGCGCCCGGCAGCTGCCCTGCCACACCGGTCTGGTCCTGCTCTCCGAGCGGGGCACCGCCCTGGGACGGGTCGGGGCGGACAAGCAGGTCCACCTGGTGCGCGGCGATCGCGAGGCGTTCGGCGTCCACGGTCGCTCCGCCGAACAGCGGATCGCCCTGGAGATGCTGCTCGACCCCGAGGTCGGCATCGTCTCCCTCGGTGGCCGTGCGGGCACCGGCAAGTCCGCGATGGCGCTGTGCGCCGGCCTTGAGGCGGTGCTCGAACGCGGCCAGCACAAGAAGGTCGTGATCTTCCGTCCGCTCTTCGCCGTCGGCGGCCAGGAGCTCGGCTACCTGCCCGGCTCGGAGAACGAGAAGATGTCGCCCTGGGCCCAGGCCGTCTTCGACACCCTGGGAGCGATCACCTCGCGTGACGTCATCGAGGAGGTGCTGGATCGCGGCATGCTCGAGGTGATGCCGTTGACCCACATCCGTGGGCGCTCGTTGCACGACTCGTTCGTGATCGTCGACGAGGCGCAGTCGCTGGAGCGCAACGTGCTGCTCACCGTGCTCTCCCGCATCGGCGCCAACTCCAAGGTCGTGCTCACCCACGACGTGGCGCAGCGTGACAACCTCCGCGTCGGCCGTCACGACGGCGTGGTGGCGGTGGTGGAGAAGCTGAAGGGCCACCCGCTGTTCGCGCACGTGACCCTGACCCGCTCCGAGCGCTCGCCGATCGCAGCCCTGGTGACCGAGATGCTCGAGAACGTCACCATGTGA
- a CDS encoding acyl-CoA synthetase: MRIAEGHHPITVDSTTLTRSDLVAAAGAVSGALDSISRVAVLATPTMETVLAVAGALRAGVEVVPVPSDAGSAELAHILADAQPQAWLGAAPADSHGRPVLPVDVDARSAAVEVDVPAEQVAFVLYTSGTTGAPKGVLLSHGAIIAGLDALAEAWAWTSHDVLAHGLPLFHVHGLILGVLGPLRTGSGLIHTGKPTPEAYARASASGATMFFGVPTVWSRIAAAPEQAAALRSARLLVSGSAGLPVPVFERILQLTGHEVAERYGMSETLITVATRADGVRRAGWVGVPVNGVETRLRDEAGAEVPHDGESIGRLEVRGDTLFSGYLNRPEATSETRTSDGWFRTGDVAVIDADGLHRIVGRESVDLIKSGGYRVGAGEIEASLLGHPAVLEVAVVGVPDEDLGQRIVAFVVPATGVSGSDELADKLTAYVGDELSAHKRPRAIVFTDALPRNEMGKVQKKRLTR, encoded by the coding sequence ATGCGCATCGCCGAGGGCCACCATCCGATCACCGTGGACAGCACCACCCTGACCCGCAGCGACCTGGTGGCCGCGGCCGGAGCGGTCAGTGGCGCGCTCGACAGCATCTCGCGGGTCGCCGTGCTCGCCACCCCCACGATGGAGACGGTCCTGGCCGTCGCTGGCGCGCTGCGGGCCGGCGTCGAGGTGGTGCCGGTGCCCTCCGACGCGGGCTCTGCCGAGCTCGCCCACATCTTGGCTGACGCCCAACCGCAGGCGTGGCTCGGTGCTGCCCCCGCGGACTCGCACGGACGGCCGGTGCTGCCGGTTGACGTGGACGCCCGGTCCGCGGCAGTCGAGGTGGACGTGCCGGCCGAGCAGGTGGCGTTCGTGCTCTACACGTCAGGAACGACCGGCGCCCCCAAGGGCGTGCTGCTCTCCCATGGCGCCATCATTGCCGGACTGGATGCGCTGGCCGAGGCATGGGCGTGGACCTCGCACGACGTACTGGCCCATGGTCTGCCGCTGTTCCACGTCCACGGCCTGATCCTCGGCGTGCTCGGGCCGCTGCGCACCGGTTCCGGACTGATCCACACCGGCAAGCCGACCCCCGAGGCCTATGCCCGAGCGTCGGCCTCGGGCGCAACCATGTTCTTCGGCGTGCCGACGGTCTGGTCGCGGATCGCCGCCGCTCCCGAGCAGGCTGCTGCCCTGCGTTCCGCGCGGCTCCTGGTCTCGGGGTCGGCCGGGCTCCCGGTGCCGGTCTTCGAGCGGATCCTGCAGTTGACCGGGCACGAGGTGGCCGAGCGCTACGGGATGAGCGAAACCTTGATCACGGTCGCGACCCGTGCCGACGGGGTACGCCGCGCCGGCTGGGTCGGAGTGCCCGTCAACGGGGTCGAGACCCGGTTGCGCGACGAGGCCGGGGCAGAGGTGCCGCACGACGGCGAGAGCATCGGTCGGCTCGAGGTGCGCGGCGACACCCTGTTCAGCGGCTATCTGAACCGACCCGAGGCCACCTCGGAGACCCGGACTTCTGACGGCTGGTTCCGCACCGGCGACGTCGCGGTGATCGATGCCGACGGGCTGCACCGGATCGTGGGCCGGGAATCAGTCGACCTGATCAAGTCGGGCGGATACCGGGTCGGTGCCGGCGAGATCGAGGCGAGCCTGCTGGGGCATCCTGCCGTCCTCGAGGTGGCCGTGGTCGGCGTGCCTGACGAGGACCTCGGCCAGCGCATCGTCGCCTTCGTGGTGCCTGCCACAGGTGTCTCCGGAAGCGACGAGCTCGCGGATAAGCTCACGGCGTACGTCGGCGACGAGCTCTCGGCGCACAAGCGCCCCCGCGCGATCGTCTTCACCGACGCGCTGCCGCGCAACGAGATGGGCAAGGTGCAGAAGAAGCGCCTGACTCGATAG
- a CDS encoding class II fumarate hydratase — protein MTDYRIEHDSMGEVKVPADALWRAQTQRAIENFPISGSTLEPRHIKALALVKRAAARVNADLDVITGDQAEAIIAAADEVASGAHDAQFPIDVFQTGSGTSSNMNTNEVLASLASAAGVDVHPNDHVNASQSSNDTFPTSIHVAAAMAVVEDLFPALDTLATSLEAKAEEFRDHVKSGRTHLMDATPVMLGQEFGGYAATVRYARERLDAVLPRVRELPLGGTAVGTGINTPLGFSATVIGVLSDLTGQEFIEARNHFEAQSARDSLVELSGVLRTYAVGLTKICNDLRWMSSGPTTGLAEIHLPDLQPGSSIMPGKVNPVLPEATLQVCAQVVGNDAAIATGGAAGNFELNVMLPMIARNLLESIRILATSSTLLAQRCVDGITADVERMRKYAESSPSVVTPLNKYIGYENAAKVAKKALAEQKTIRETVVEMGFVDGTRLTEEQLDEALDVASMTRP, from the coding sequence ATGACTGATTACCGCATCGAGCACGACTCCATGGGCGAGGTCAAGGTGCCTGCCGACGCACTCTGGCGCGCCCAGACGCAGCGCGCGATCGAGAACTTCCCGATCAGCGGATCGACCCTCGAACCTCGCCACATCAAGGCCCTTGCCCTGGTGAAGCGGGCCGCCGCCCGGGTCAACGCCGACCTCGACGTGATCACCGGCGACCAGGCCGAGGCGATCATCGCGGCCGCGGACGAGGTCGCCTCGGGTGCGCACGACGCGCAATTCCCCATCGACGTCTTCCAGACCGGTTCGGGCACGAGCTCGAACATGAACACCAACGAGGTCCTGGCCTCCCTGGCGAGCGCGGCAGGAGTCGACGTACACCCCAACGACCACGTCAACGCCAGCCAGTCCAGCAATGACACGTTCCCCACCTCGATCCACGTCGCCGCCGCAATGGCCGTGGTCGAGGACCTCTTCCCCGCCCTCGACACTCTCGCCACCTCCCTGGAGGCCAAGGCCGAGGAGTTCCGCGACCACGTGAAGTCCGGGCGGACGCACCTGATGGACGCCACCCCGGTGATGCTGGGCCAGGAGTTCGGCGGGTACGCCGCCACCGTGCGCTATGCCCGCGAGCGCCTGGACGCCGTGCTCCCCCGGGTGCGTGAGCTGCCGCTCGGCGGCACCGCGGTCGGCACCGGCATCAACACCCCTCTCGGCTTCTCAGCCACCGTCATCGGGGTGCTCAGCGACCTCACCGGGCAGGAGTTCATCGAGGCTCGCAACCACTTCGAGGCACAGTCGGCACGCGACTCCCTGGTCGAGCTCAGCGGTGTGCTGCGCACCTATGCCGTCGGGCTGACCAAGATCTGCAACGACCTGCGCTGGATGTCCAGCGGCCCGACCACCGGGCTGGCCGAGATCCACCTGCCCGACCTCCAGCCCGGCTCGAGCATCATGCCGGGCAAGGTGAACCCGGTGCTGCCCGAGGCGACGCTGCAGGTGTGCGCGCAGGTTGTCGGCAACGACGCGGCCATCGCCACCGGTGGAGCAGCCGGCAACTTCGAGCTCAACGTGATGCTGCCGATGATCGCGCGGAACCTGCTCGAGTCGATCCGGATCCTGGCCACCAGCTCGACCCTGCTCGCGCAGCGTTGTGTCGACGGGATCACGGCGGACGTGGAGCGGATGCGGAAGTATGCCGAGTCCTCGCCCTCGGTGGTCACGCCACTGAACAAGTACATCGGCTATGAGAACGCGGCGAAGGTGGCCAAGAAGGCGCTGGCCGAGCAGAAGACGATCCGCGAGACCGTGGTGGAGATGGGCTTCGTGGACGGCACCCGGTTGACCGAGGAGCAGCTCGACGAGGCACTCGATGTCGCCTCGATGACGCGCCCCTAG